One window of the Carnobacterium maltaromaticum DSM 20342 genome contains the following:
- the pyk gene encoding pyruvate kinase → MKKTKIVCTIGPASESVETLVKLIEAGMNVCRLNFSHGDFEEHGARIKNIREASKITGKMVAILLDTKGPEIRTHNMKDGKVEFTTGDVERISMTEVEGDNTRFSVSYPELINDVNPGSHILLDDGLIDLEVTDIDRAANEIVTVVKNSGTLKNKKGVNVPNVSINLPGITEKDAADIIFGIENDVDYIAASFVRRPSDVLEITEILEKHNATHIQIIPKIENQEGVDNIDEILKISDGLMVARGDLGVEIPTEDVPIVQKSLIRKCNELGKPVITATQMLDSMQKNPRPTRAEASDVANAIFDGTDAIMLSGETAAGDYPVEAVQTMNSIAIRTEEALVNQDAFALKAYSKTDMTEAIGQSVGHTARNLGIQTIVAATESGHTARMISKYRPKSHILAITFSERQMRGLALSWGVYPQVAEKPVSTDDMFNLATRVSQETGFAKEGDLIIITAGVPVGERGTTNLMKIQLIGSQLTSGHGIGRTSVIGKAVVAKNAEEANANAIEGGILVVPTTDKEYLPAIEKSAAIVVEEGGLTSHAAVVGIAMSIPVIVGAANSTSLIKDDELITVDSRRGIIYRGATTAI, encoded by the coding sequence ATGAAAAAAACGAAAATTGTATGTACAATCGGTCCAGCAAGTGAATCAGTAGAAACTTTGGTGAAATTGATCGAAGCTGGAATGAACGTTTGTCGTTTAAACTTTTCACATGGTGATTTTGAAGAGCACGGTGCACGCATTAAAAACATCCGTGAAGCATCAAAAATTACTGGTAAAATGGTAGCTATTCTTTTAGATACTAAAGGTCCTGAAATTAGAACACACAACATGAAAGACGGTAAAGTTGAATTTACTACTGGAGATGTTGAACGTATTTCAATGACTGAAGTTGAAGGCGATAATACAAGATTCTCTGTATCTTATCCAGAATTAATTAATGATGTTAATCCAGGTTCACACATCCTTTTAGATGATGGCCTAATTGACTTAGAAGTAACTGATATTGATCGTGCTGCGAATGAAATCGTAACAGTAGTTAAAAACTCAGGTACATTAAAAAATAAAAAAGGCGTTAACGTGCCAAATGTTTCAATTAACTTGCCAGGAATTACTGAGAAAGATGCAGCTGATATTATTTTCGGAATTGAAAATGATGTGGATTATATTGCAGCTAGTTTCGTTCGTCGTCCTAGTGATGTTTTAGAAATTACTGAAATCTTAGAAAAACACAATGCAACACACATCCAAATCATTCCTAAGATTGAAAACCAAGAAGGTGTCGATAATATCGATGAAATCTTGAAAATTTCTGATGGTTTAATGGTTGCTCGTGGCGATCTTGGAGTTGAAATTCCAACTGAAGATGTTCCTATCGTTCAAAAATCTTTAATCAGAAAATGTAATGAATTAGGTAAACCAGTTATTACGGCAACTCAAATGTTGGATTCTATGCAAAAAAATCCACGTCCAACTCGCGCAGAAGCAAGTGATGTTGCAAACGCAATTTTTGATGGAACAGATGCAATTATGCTTTCTGGTGAAACAGCTGCTGGGGATTATCCTGTTGAAGCCGTTCAAACAATGAATAGCATTGCTATCCGTACTGAAGAAGCTCTAGTTAATCAAGATGCTTTTGCTTTGAAAGCATACAGCAAAACAGACATGACTGAAGCTATTGGTCAATCAGTGGGACACACAGCTCGTAACTTAGGTATTCAAACAATCGTTGCAGCGACTGAATCTGGTCACACTGCACGTATGATTTCTAAGTACCGTCCTAAATCACATATCCTTGCGATTACATTCTCTGAACGTCAAATGCGTGGTTTAGCACTTTCATGGGGTGTTTATCCTCAAGTTGCTGAAAAACCAGTTTCAACTGATGATATGTTCAATTTAGCAACTCGTGTTTCTCAAGAAACAGGTTTTGCTAAAGAAGGCGATTTAATTATTATTACTGCTGGTGTTCCAGTTGGTGAACGTGGTACAACAAACTTAATGAAGATTCAATTAATCGGATCACAATTAACAAGTGGTCACGGTATTGGTAGAACTTCTGTCATTGGTAAAGCAGTCGTTGCTAAAAATGCAGAAGAAGCAAATGCAAATGCTATTGAAGGCGGAATTTTAGTTGTTCCAACAACAGACAAAGAGTACTTGCCAGCAATCGAAAAATCAGCAGCAATCGTTGTTGAAGAAGGCGGCTTAACAAGTCATGCTGCTGTCGTGGGAATTGCTATGAGCATTCCAGTAATTGTTGGAGCTGCAAATTCAACTTCATTAATTAAAGACGATGAATTAATTACTGTTGATTCTCGTCGTGGTATTATTTACCGCGGTGCTACAACAGCAATTTAA